Proteins encoded within one genomic window of Methanosarcina barkeri str. Wiesmoor:
- the fdhF gene encoding formate dehydrogenase subunit alpha, with product MELKYVPTTCPYCGTGCGFNIVVKDGRAAGIEPWHRAPVNAGKLCQKGRYAHEFIHSKDRLVKPLVRENGKLVETSWEEALALIAGKFMTFLPEEIACLSSARTSNEENYLMQKFARAVLKTSNVDHCARLCHSSTVAGLAAVFGSGAMTNSILDIEESKCIFIIGSNTLEQHPLIGRRVMLAKKKGAKIVCADPRCTPTAKQADLHLSMYSGTDVSLLNGLMHHIIENGWEDSVFISKRTKNYEEMRSVVIQEAYSLPNVSKITGVPENDLKTAAEWIAQSKPSALIYSMGITQHTVGVDNVRSTANLMLLTGNLGVAGGGVNPLRGQNNVQGACDMGCLPDVYPGYQKVADPENHRKMESIWGVSGLPKAPGLTVTELMEQLAEGTSTVKCMYVMGENFMLSDPDLNKVRKAMKQLDFLVVQDIFLSETANLADVVLPAACYAEKNGTQTNTERRVQRIRKAVDPPGDAKADWRIICELAGCMGYGPQFSYMNEAEIFEEIAKVTPQYGGMSYERLEKPDSLQWPCPDKTHLGTPILHTEKFSTSDGLAEFSGIEWKPPAEVPDVEYPFILTTGRNIWHWHTGTMTRRSKTLASEVRTGWVELHPEDAKKLGIRNRETVRVLSRRGKIEIPSMVTEDIKPGVVFIPFHFKECAANLLTNGALDPVAKIPEYKACAVKIEKIEPQEGKLLEEKL from the coding sequence ATGGAATTGAAATATGTGCCCACGACCTGTCCTTACTGTGGGACAGGATGTGGGTTTAACATTGTGGTAAAAGATGGGAGGGCTGCAGGCATTGAGCCCTGGCACCGGGCTCCCGTTAATGCAGGAAAGCTCTGTCAAAAGGGCAGATACGCTCATGAGTTCATCCATAGCAAGGATAGACTTGTAAAGCCGCTGGTCAGGGAAAACGGGAAGCTTGTAGAGACAAGTTGGGAAGAAGCCCTGGCCCTTATAGCAGGGAAATTCATGACTTTTCTCCCTGAAGAAATTGCCTGCCTCTCTTCGGCAAGAACCTCGAACGAAGAAAACTACCTTATGCAGAAATTCGCCCGTGCTGTCCTTAAGACTTCTAACGTTGACCATTGCGCAAGGCTCTGTCATTCCTCTACAGTCGCTGGCCTTGCCGCAGTTTTTGGCTCGGGAGCCATGACGAATTCCATCCTGGACATTGAAGAGTCTAAATGCATTTTCATTATCGGTAGCAATACCCTCGAGCAGCATCCACTCATCGGAAGGAGAGTAATGCTTGCGAAAAAGAAGGGGGCCAAAATAGTCTGTGCAGACCCTCGTTGCACGCCCACAGCAAAACAGGCAGACCTCCATCTTTCTATGTATTCAGGTACGGACGTTTCTCTCCTAAATGGACTCATGCACCATATTATAGAAAATGGCTGGGAAGATTCGGTATTTATCTCAAAAAGGACAAAAAATTATGAGGAAATGAGATCCGTGGTCATACAGGAGGCCTATTCCCTGCCAAACGTCTCAAAAATCACAGGGGTGCCAGAAAATGACTTAAAAACCGCAGCCGAGTGGATTGCCCAATCAAAACCATCGGCCCTCATTTATTCAATGGGCATCACCCAACATACGGTGGGAGTTGACAACGTGAGATCCACGGCAAATTTAATGCTTCTAACTGGAAATCTCGGAGTTGCCGGAGGGGGAGTCAACCCCCTGCGGGGACAAAATAATGTACAGGGAGCATGTGATATGGGCTGCCTGCCGGATGTGTATCCTGGATACCAGAAGGTTGCAGATCCGGAAAACCACAGGAAAATGGAATCTATCTGGGGGGTGAGCGGACTTCCGAAAGCTCCAGGGCTTACGGTTACGGAGCTGATGGAACAGCTTGCAGAAGGAACATCGACTGTGAAGTGCATGTATGTTATGGGAGAAAATTTCATGCTCTCGGACCCGGATCTAAACAAGGTAAGAAAAGCCATGAAGCAACTGGACTTTCTGGTCGTGCAGGATATTTTCCTGAGCGAGACTGCAAATCTTGCTGATGTTGTCTTGCCTGCGGCCTGTTATGCAGAAAAGAACGGGACCCAGACCAATACTGAACGTCGAGTACAGCGGATTAGGAAAGCCGTAGACCCTCCTGGAGATGCTAAGGCAGACTGGCGCATCATCTGCGAACTTGCCGGGTGTATGGGGTACGGGCCTCAATTTTCCTACATGAACGAAGCGGAGATTTTTGAGGAAATCGCAAAGGTTACCCCCCAGTATGGGGGCATGAGTTATGAGCGCCTTGAAAAACCTGACTCTCTTCAGTGGCCCTGCCCGGATAAAACTCATCTAGGAACTCCAATCCTGCATACCGAAAAATTTTCCACCTCTGATGGGCTGGCGGAGTTTTCTGGCATTGAATGGAAGCCCCCAGCCGAAGTTCCGGATGTGGAATATCCTTTCATTCTTACTACAGGAAGGAACATCTGGCACTGGCATACAGGGACTATGACTCGCAGGTCGAAAACCCTTGCTTCCGAAGTCAGAACCGGCTGGGTGGAGCTTCATCCGGAAGATGCGAAAAAGTTAGGAATCCGCAACCGAGAAACAGTCCGCGTACTTTCCCGGAGAGGGAAGATCGAAATCCCTTCAATGGTCACAGAAGACATAAAACCCGGGGTTGTCTTCATACCTTTTCATTTTAAGGAATGTGCAGCCAACCTGCTGACTAACGGAGCTCTCGATCCCGTGGCAAAGATTCCGGAGTACAAGGCATGTGCGGTAAAAATTGAGAAAATAGAACCTCAAGAAGGTAAACTTTTGGAGGAAAAGCTTTGA